CCAATCCAGATGCCCCGCCGATAACGATGGCAGCCAGTAGAATCAAGGTAAATCGATAATTTTTAAAAAATGATTTCAACAAAATCCACAGCCTTTCGACAACAATTTACACATGAAAATCATACCCAAATTCGCTCCATAGGTAAATGGCTTTATTTTTAATAGATAATTCTAATAACTACGTCCCCTTTATAGAAAAATAGCCCCTAACAGTGGAAGAGAGCTATTTCAGCCGAAAATGATAAAATATTTGAACCATATACGAACACTTGAAAATCCCTCCTAGGGTTCATTGCAACTTTTTGTTTTGCCCGTTTGGCCAGTTCACTTGACAGATCGTTATCAGGCACCACGAAGGCATCTTTAAGAACGAAAAACTTTTTGAGCTGCTGCTCTAATTCAACTGTCCGAATACTTTCATCTTTTATATAAATATTACCACTCCCTTCATCCTTAGCCTTTTGAAGCACTTTAGAAATTTCCCTTCTGTTAGAAAGAAGTATTTCATGTATAATAGGATAGATTATGTAAACTAAGTAAGGATAATAATTTATGCACCATCCGCTTTGAAAGGAATGAACAGCAATGAAGAAAAAACAGATGATTTTTTTTGATATAGACGGAACCCTTTTGAATGAGGAGAAAAAATTGCCTGAGTCTACCAAAAAGGCGATAAATAGATTAAAAGAGCTAGGTCATGAGGTGGCCATTGCGACCGGCCGCGCACCATTTATGTTTAAAGAGCTGCTGGCTGAGCTTGGCATTCATTCTTTTGTTAGTTTTAATGGCTCATATGTAGTCTACAAAGGAAAACCGATTTATCAAAATCCGCTTGATCAAGAGGAACTCTACCTCCTAACACAATTTTCCAACAGCATAAAAAACCCCATCATTTATGAAAACCATGAAAAGATGTATGCGAATAAGGAGTCCCATCCACACATTGAGGAAGGGATTGGTTCCTTAAAAATAAAAGATAAGCCGATTTTTGATCCCCACTATTATCAAGGAAAGGAAATCTATCAATCATTGCTTTTTTGTAATGCTGTAGAGCAAGCTTCGTATCAGGAGAAATTTAAGAAATTTGATTTTGTCAGATGGCATGAACATGCAGTGGATGTATTGCCTGCTGGCGGTTCAAAAGCAAAAGGAATAGAAGCTTTAATCAACTATTTAAACATCCCAATAGATCAGGTCTATGCCTTTGGTGACGGACTGAACGATATCGAAATGCTATCGTTTGTCAATAACAGCATTGCCATGGGTAACGCTGTCGATCAAGTGAAGGATGTTGCCAAATTCGTAACGAACCATGTTGATGAGGACGGGATTTTAAGAGGATTAGAATTAGTGGGTTTATTGGACGAGGAAGCCGTTTAAACATATATAAGCGGAAACTTCCATTGCGTGGTGTATGGACTGTAGCCCTTCGACTGAGATAATAGAAAGCAGAAAAGCGGAAGTGCCTTGCCAAGTGGCTTATGATCCTGAATACCAAGGCGCTGGAGCTAGAGCTTGATGTTCTCAAACTCGAAAATTCTATATCTACTTATCTTTGAATAATAGCAATGCCCCCCAGCTGAGGGCGCATTGCTTTTTTAATTAATATTTTTGATTCTGGTGCCACTTCCAGGCATCGGCAATAATTTTCTCTAAATTTCGCTCAGCTTTCCAGCCTAATTCGGAGAAAATCTTATTAGAGGATGCTACAAGTCTTGCCGGATCCCCTTGGCGGCGGTCGGCCATTTCTATGTTCGCCTTCACTCCTGTGACTCTTTCACATGTTTCAATAACTTCCTTAACAGAATAGCCAAGTCCGTTACCGAGATTATAAATCTCAGCCGACTTCTTTCCTGTTAACAGGGCCTTAAGTGCAAGGATATGGGCGCTCGCTAAGTCCGTCACATGAATATAATCACGGATACAAGTACCGTCCGGAGTATCATAATCAGATCCAAAAACAGAGACTTTTTCCCGCAGACCTAGTAATTGCTGAAGGACTATTGGGATTAAATGAGTTTCCGGGTCATGGCTTTCACCAATTTCAGCGGATTCATGGGCTCCTGCTGCATTAAAATAACGCAATATCACATATTTCAGCCCATCAGATGTAGAAAGGTCAGAGAGAATCTGCTCAACCATTAGTTTTGATTGACCATAAGGATTAATCGGGGTAGTGGCACTTGATTCATCAATCAGCGCAACATCAGGAATTCCATATGTAGCTGCAGTAGATGAGAAAATAAAGTTTTTTACCTTAAATTTCAACATCACTTTTAATAGTGTTAAAGTGGAAGCTACATTGTTTTGATAATATTTCAAAGGATCAATAACAGACTCCCCTACTAAACTACAGGCAGCAAAGTGCATAACGGCTTTAATTGGATAACTTCTAAAAACCATTTGAAGATCTTCTTCATTGCCGAGGTCCCCTTTTACAAAGATAGCCCGGTTATCAACGGCCGAGCGGTGTCCCGTCGACAAGTTATCAAGTACGACAACATCTTCTTTTTCAACTAATTCCTTTACAAGATGGCTACCAATGTAACCAGCTCCGCCAACGACGAGAATCATATTCATTTCCCCTTAGCTAGAATTTAATTTACTTTTTCCATTATAGCATTATGGACTAATAGCCGCTTGTTTTTGCTATTTACTAATTATTTCCGATCACTATTAATCTTCTAAATGGTAATCTAAAAAGACCTACTCCCCCAAGAATTAATCAGCACAACTTCTAAAGGCCGAATTCTCAAAAAATCGGCCTTTTTTTCATATAATTGGACAAGTCAAGACAGACACCCGTACAGAATACTAGTAATCCCATATCATATAAATGTACAAGCATTCTATTGAAAAGGAGGATTTTTATGAAGCTTTATTTAGACCCCGGACACGGTGGCTCAGACCCCGGTGCCCAGGGCAATGGATTAAATGAAAAGGATCTTACGCTAGATATTGCGCTTAAAATACGCTTCATCTTAACCAATAGTTATGAAAATATTGAAGTTATGATGAGCCGTACCACTGATGTCAGTAAAAGCCTAAGCCAGCGAACAAACGAAGCAAATAACTGGGGCGCTGATTATTATTTGGCTATTCATATCAATGCCGCTGACGGTTCTGCCCAAGGATATGAAGACTATATATATAGTAAACTTTCGGACTCATCCACGACAGCAATATACCAGGGGATTATCCATGGAGAAGTAATAAAGATGAATCAGTTGAAAGACCGCGGCCGGAAAAAGGCTAATTTTCACGTTTTACGCGAATCAGCCATGCCAGCATTTCTATCAGAAAATGGCTTTATCGACAACACCCATGATGCCGCCTTATTAAAACAAGCATCTTGGCGTCAAAACGTGGCCCAAGGTCATGCAAACGGTATTGCCATCGCCTTTAATCTAAAAAGCAAACCGCCGGTACCAACAGATCCAGGTACAGGAACACTTTACAAAGTAATTGCAGGATCATTCCAATCAAGAGAAAATGCTGATGAGCGTGTTGCTTATTTGCAGTCAAAAAGAATCGATGCATTTGTAAATCCTACAACAATTTCAGGTAAAACCTGGTACCGCGTACAAGCTGGAGCATATTCAAACCGTGCTAATGCCGAAAAACGTTTAGAAGAGGTAAAAAAGGCTGGCATTGCAGATCCTTTTCTTGTTGCCGAACATTGATGCTCTGCTAGCAATTCTGTAGTAGGTTCACCCCATTTATCTCCCCTTTAGAAGGACAAACTTGCTGCCTTCCTGTTAAATTTGTCCTTCATCCCCTCTATTAACCATGATGTATCTCCTTTGCTTTCATTTTCCTTTTTATCAAAAAATAAGTCACTCCATGTCCAAATAGAAATACAAGTTTCCAAAATGGCCAATCACAAGTCTAGCCCCCTATGGGTAGACATCCAAAATATTGGACAAAATAAAAATTACCTATTGATAATTCAGCTAAAAACGAATAATATAATTAAGTCATAAGAAAATGTTCGTATTTACGGAGGAATCACCATGTTTAAACTGAAAGAGAATCAAACGAATATAAAAACGGAATTATTGGCAGGAATAACGACCTTTTTTACCATGGTTTATATCGTCGTGGTAAACCCAGTCATTCTCGCTGATGCCGGTGTTCCATTCGAACAAGTCTTTTCAGCAACCATCATCGCCGCTTTGGTCGGTACACTTTGGATGGCGCTTTGCGCAAATTACCCGATAGCCATCGCGCCGGGTATGGGACTGAACGCCTACTTTGCCTATTCTGTCGTTGGCGGCCACCAAGGTATTAGCTACCAAACTGCATTTGCTGCCGTCTTCATCGCAGGTATTATTTTTGTCATCTTATCTTTAACCCCTTTTAGGGAAAAATTAATTGAAGCCATCCCAGAAAACCTTAAGCACGGAATTACCGCAGGAATCGGATTATTTATCGCTTTTATCGGACTGCGTCAAACAAAAATTATCACTGCACATCCGACCAATCTTGTCGGTTTGGGTGACCTTCATTCCCCATCAGCGATTTTAGCGATTGTCGGGCTTGCTGTCACACTGATTTTAATGGTACTTAGGGTCAACGGTGCATTATTTTTCGGAATGATCATTACAGGGATAATCGCTTATTTTACCGGCCAGTTGTCTTTTGACAAAGGGATTATGTCACTTCCTTCTCTTCCTGAGGGGCTGATTGTTGCGAATCCAATTACAGCACTGACTGACGTGGTTCAGCACAGCCTTTATGCCGTTGTGTTTTCCTTTATTCTTGTAACCATTTTTGACACGACTGGTACCATGATTGGGGTAGCAAACCAGGCAGGATTAATGAAAGGAGACAAATTGCCCCGTGCCCGTAAGGCATTACTCTCTGATTCACTTGCAACAGCGGTCGGCGCCATGTTTGGGACAAGCCCAACAACGGCCTTTATTGAATCAACTTCAGGCGTCGCTGCCGGCGGCCGGACTGGCTTAACCTCCTTAACGGTGGCAGTTTTGTTTATCGTATCAGCTTTCTTCGGGCCGCTCGTTAGCGCTGTTTCCGGAATTGCCGCGATTACAGCACCTGCTTTGATCATTGTCGGCAGCCTGATGATGGGTAGTATCGCCAAAATCCATTGGGACGAGCTTGATGAAGCCTTCCCAGCATTCTTAACCGTACTAAGTATGCCGCTTACCTCGAGTATTTCAACGGGAATCGCACTGGGATTTATCAGCTTCCCGCTATTAAAAATCACAAAAGGCAAATGGCGTGAGGTTCATCCACTCCTATATGTGTTCGCGGTATTATTCTTTATTCAACTAGCATTTTTTCAGCATTAATAAAAGATCCGTCTCTCGGTTTTTAAGTGAAATGTCCTTTACAAAAGGGTACACTTTTAAAGAGAGATGGATTTTTTTCTTTGTAAACAAATAACTCAACAGGTTGTCGAAATTGGGCATCTTCACTTGGTTAGAGCTTTTCTTGGAATCAGTTCAAATAACCTAGTACACATGAAGCATGGTTCTACAGGATCGGATCCTTCCATTACAACAAAAAAACCGCCCCATCTACTAGATAAGGCAGTTTTGTTTTAGACCCATATTAATTTTACTATTTGACCTGGCTGGAGCAAGGTAAGAAGCGGTAAATCGTCTTCCACAACTTTTCCGATCACATTGACTCGCTCATCAGCAGGCAGGTCTTGCAACGTGATCTGGACCTCCCCGCGATACCGTCCATAACGGTCATTATCCCTCGTAATCGTGCCCACTGGACGCTGTCCCGTGTTCTCGGGAACTACTGCATCAGCACTTCTCGTATCCATTAATCGGAAAACGTCACGGGAAAAATCGGGACGGAGACGGAACTCTCCTTCTTGAAACCCTTCGATTCGAATCGAAACCCGAAGATGACGGTCAAATTCAATTAGTTTTTCTAAGAGGCTAACACTTACTTCCGGATCGCCGATATACACATCCTCGACACCCGCTCGAAACAATTCAAGCGCCGCCATAAATGGATCAATCGTCCGATGGCTCTCCAGCGTTGGCAGCCCTTCAAACAACGGTCCGCGTTTCTCACCGTCTCCTGGAATATAAGCACTAACCGGAATTCCATATCGTTTAAAAAGTTCATTTTGTGAGCGAAAAAACGATTCAGCTAATCCAGTTTCACTCCGAGGATAGAAATTATGCCAGGCCAGCAGCTGGCCAGCTGTTAATCCTCCCTCAATCAGGGCACGTAAATCATCCTCAAATAAAATGCTGGCATTCAGTGCAAGCTTGAAATCCTTAGCCAAGTTCAAAATCGTCTCATGCGAAAAAAAGTCATCCAACCGCAAACCGATAACCCCTAAAGACTTTAATGCTTGTAAGTTATCCAATCCCAGATGTGCAGGTGTTCGTGCCGAAACATCCGCATAAACCTCTACTCCAACTTCCTTTGCCATTTGGAGCAGTTTTTTCGCGCGGCTGGCTAAATCCCCGGACTCCTCAGGAATGTGAAGCGAGGTAAACGCCCGCTTCACACCCATTTTCCCTGCAAGAGCAATCCGAGACTCTGCTAGCTGATCATTTAAGTAGAAGGAAATACCAATCAATCAAACTCACCG
The DNA window shown above is from Neobacillus sp. WH10 and carries:
- a CDS encoding Cof-type HAD-IIB family hydrolase, which translates into the protein MKKKQMIFFDIDGTLLNEEKKLPESTKKAINRLKELGHEVAIATGRAPFMFKELLAELGIHSFVSFNGSYVVYKGKPIYQNPLDQEELYLLTQFSNSIKNPIIYENHEKMYANKESHPHIEEGIGSLKIKDKPIFDPHYYQGKEIYQSLLFCNAVEQASYQEKFKKFDFVRWHEHAVDVLPAGGSKAKGIEALINYLNIPIDQVYAFGDGLNDIEMLSFVNNSIAMGNAVDQVKDVAKFVTNHVDEDGILRGLELVGLLDEEAV
- the galE gene encoding UDP-glucose 4-epimerase GalE — protein: MILVVGGAGYIGSHLVKELVEKEDVVVLDNLSTGHRSAVDNRAIFVKGDLGNEEDLQMVFRSYPIKAVMHFAACSLVGESVIDPLKYYQNNVASTLTLLKVMLKFKVKNFIFSSTAATYGIPDVALIDESSATTPINPYGQSKLMVEQILSDLSTSDGLKYVILRYFNAAGAHESAEIGESHDPETHLIPIVLQQLLGLREKVSVFGSDYDTPDGTCIRDYIHVTDLASAHILALKALLTGKKSAEIYNLGNGLGYSVKEVIETCERVTGVKANIEMADRRQGDPARLVASSNKIFSELGWKAERNLEKIIADAWKWHQNQKY
- a CDS encoding N-acetylmuramoyl-L-alanine amidase, with product MKLYLDPGHGGSDPGAQGNGLNEKDLTLDIALKIRFILTNSYENIEVMMSRTTDVSKSLSQRTNEANNWGADYYLAIHINAADGSAQGYEDYIYSKLSDSSTTAIYQGIIHGEVIKMNQLKDRGRKKANFHVLRESAMPAFLSENGFIDNTHDAALLKQASWRQNVAQGHANGIAIAFNLKSKPPVPTDPGTGTLYKVIAGSFQSRENADERVAYLQSKRIDAFVNPTTISGKTWYRVQAGAYSNRANAEKRLEEVKKAGIADPFLVAEH
- a CDS encoding NCS2 family permease, producing MFKLKENQTNIKTELLAGITTFFTMVYIVVVNPVILADAGVPFEQVFSATIIAALVGTLWMALCANYPIAIAPGMGLNAYFAYSVVGGHQGISYQTAFAAVFIAGIIFVILSLTPFREKLIEAIPENLKHGITAGIGLFIAFIGLRQTKIITAHPTNLVGLGDLHSPSAILAIVGLAVTLILMVLRVNGALFFGMIITGIIAYFTGQLSFDKGIMSLPSLPEGLIVANPITALTDVVQHSLYAVVFSFILVTIFDTTGTMIGVANQAGLMKGDKLPRARKALLSDSLATAVGAMFGTSPTTAFIESTSGVAAGGRTGLTSLTVAVLFIVSAFFGPLVSAVSGIAAITAPALIIVGSLMMGSIAKIHWDELDEAFPAFLTVLSMPLTSSISTGIALGFISFPLLKITKGKWREVHPLLYVFAVLFFIQLAFFQH
- a CDS encoding MupG family TIM beta-alpha barrel fold protein; this translates as MIGISFYLNDQLAESRIALAGKMGVKRAFTSLHIPEESGDLASRAKKLLQMAKEVGVEVYADVSARTPAHLGLDNLQALKSLGVIGLRLDDFFSHETILNLAKDFKLALNASILFEDDLRALIEGGLTAGQLLAWHNFYPRSETGLAESFFRSQNELFKRYGIPVSAYIPGDGEKRGPLFEGLPTLESHRTIDPFMAALELFRAGVEDVYIGDPEVSVSLLEKLIEFDRHLRVSIRIEGFQEGEFRLRPDFSRDVFRLMDTRSADAVVPENTGQRPVGTITRDNDRYGRYRGEVQITLQDLPADERVNVIGKVVEDDLPLLTLLQPGQIVKLIWV